A single genomic interval of Vigna radiata var. radiata cultivar VC1973A unplaced genomic scaffold, Vradiata_ver6 scaffold_393, whole genome shotgun sequence harbors:
- the LOC106780516 gene encoding TATA box-binding protein-associated factor RNA polymerase I subunit B: protein MVDVHNLICQTCNSVGLGDGSDGFFYCLRCGSQFEDIMDTAVDADDLFNKGETAGGAVYSHQRQRPAAVKAEPISQYDSFYDSQSNFIRNLGLDDDTPQRNEFGQVKREEFYADQFVEESPSVPTDFGGSNVASFEDYHNEIRMRYVMGLQMMIELQCEALVKEFKVTPLICGLVGPIWLRFVSRTGVFDDDWPDKVIHDSEMQREDEPEDYKPRAKHRSEPHNIFGQRAVMIWFRSLKKRIPLSCTVAVSFLACHVAREAVLPSDMMKWTSEGKLPYFSAFIEIEKRMGQPSSACPISSSVMFRPHRAVPVQKIESFAASIAQFIGLELPPVNFYAIAYRYLKKLSLPVEKILPYACRIYEWSMPPSLWLSLSTKYFRLPTHVCVMSILIVAIRMLYNINGFGEWESSLSRNDDAIDNREMGNAFATNNGHDIGSESKDSAEDRVGPQKHEMDSAWLIQHLQAIYNEIGDTNEYSKDLPTYLKYCRDVVFAGSESSYGNHEEENMIEYLWNFYQNEEDIKPFENVERSNASFNQTRLNDKECIDRTSKQEKIRKKGFNKLFHDDETCFEDDLRGSVDDNNSQESSSEDEDSDSHDHNSGKSRVREAIRQMKLDMEENRFCYIPPSLKRKKLDYIHYARKRDEGALTYVAHADYYILLRACTRIALVDIRILHIGVLSLERRLGFLEEQTDKCLHSKPTKISCQFCSDQATQNGSDDLPGLSNLNI, encoded by the exons ATGGTCGATGTCCATAACTTGATTTGTCAGACCTGTAACAGTGTGGGTCTTGGTGATGGCTCTGATGGCTTTTTCTACTGCCTTCGATGTGGCTCGCAATTTGAGGATATCATGGACACTGCTGTCGATGCTGATGATCTCTTCAATAAGGGAGAAACTGCTGGTGGGGCTGTATACAGTCACCAACGGCAACGACCTGCTGCAGTCAAAGCCGAACCCATATCCCAATATGACTCATTCTATGATTCCCAGTCCAATTTCATTAGGAATCTAGGTTTAGATGATGATACTCCTCAACGAAATGAATTTGGTCAAGTTAAAAGAGAGGAATTTTATGCCGATCAGTTTGTTGAGGAAAGTCCTTCGGTTCCTACTGATTTTGGAGGCTCAAACGTTGCAAGCTTTGAAGATTACCACAATGAGATAAGGATGCGGTATGTGATGGGGTTGCAGATGATGATTGAGCTTCAGTGTGAAGCTTTGGTGAAGGAGTTTAAGGTTACTCCTCTAATTTGTGGCTTGGTTGGGCCAATTTGGTTGAGGTTTGTCTCTAGGACTGGTGTTTTCGATGATGACTGGCCTGATAAAGTAATCCATGACTCTGAGATGCAGAGAGAAG ATGAACCGGAAGATTATAAGCCACGTGCTAAACACAGATCAGAGCCCCACAATATATTTGGTCAGCGAGCTGTGATGATATGGTTTAGGTCTTTAAAGAAAAGGATTCCGCTGTCTTGTACTGTTGCTGTTTCATTTCTGGCATGTCATGTTGCCAGAGAAGCTGTCTTGCCATCTGACATGATGAAGTGGACGTCTGAAGGGAAGCTTCCATATTTTTCTgcttttattgaaattgaaaagcGCATGGGACAACCTTCAAGTGCATGTCCAATTAGTTCAAGTGTTATGTTCAGGCCCCACCGAGCTGTTCCAGTACAGAAGATAGAGTCATTTGCTGCATCCATTGCTCAGTTCATAGGCTTGGAGTTACCTCCTGTTAACTTTTATGCAATAGCTTACcgttatcttaaaaaattatcactTCCTGTTGAGAAGATTCTTCCTTATGCATGTCGCATATATGAATGGTCAATGCCTCCATCTTTGTGGTTATCCCTATCCACTAAGTATTTTAGGCTCCCTACTCATGTATGCGTTATGTCAATTCTAATTGTAGCAATAAGGATGTTATATAACATAAATGGATTTGGAGAGTGGGAGAGTAGTTTGTCTCGGAATGATGATGCCATAGACAACAGGGAAATGGGTAATGCTTTTGCCACCAATAATGGGCATGATATTGGTTCAGAATCTAAAGATTCAGCTGAAGATCGAGTGGGACCTCAAAAACATGAAATGGATTCTGCCTGGCTTATCCAGCACCTTCAAGCAATATATAACGAGATTGGGGATACCAATG AGTATTCGAAGGACTTGCCAACGTATCTCAAATACTGTAGGGATGTTGTGTTTGCTGGATCAGAGTCATCTTATGGGAATCACGAGGAAGAAAATATGATAGAATACTTATGGAATTTTTATCAGAATGAAGAG gATATAAAACCATTCGAGAATGTAGAGCGGTCAAATGCTTCTTTTAACCAAACGAGGTTGAATGATAAAGAATGCATTGACAGGACCTCCAAGCAGgaaaagattagaaaaaaaGGTTTCAATAAACTATTTCATGATGATGAAACCTGCTTTGAAGATGACTTGCGTGGAAGTGTGGATGATAATAATTCACAGGAGAGTTCatcagaagatgaagactcagattCCCATGATCACAATTCAGGAAAATCTCGAGTCAGAGAGGCCATTAGACAGATGAAATTAGACATGGAAGAAAACAGATTTTGCTATATACCACCTAGTCTCAAGCGAAAAAAACTTGATTATATTCACTATGCAAGAAAGAGGGATGAAGGTGCCCTGACATATGTTGCCCATGCTGATTATTACATATTGCTTCGGGCTTGTACCAGGATTGCACTAGTTGATATTCGCATTTTGCATATCGGTGTGTTGAGCCTTGAGAGAAGACTTGGTTTTTTAGAAGAACAGACTGATAAATGCTTACATTCGAAACCAACTAAGATTTCATGTCAGTTTTGTAGTGATCAGGCCACGCAAAATGGATCTGATGATCTTCCTGGGCTatcaaatttgaatatttga
- the LOC106780541 gene encoding pentatricopeptide repeat-containing protein At5g50280, chloroplastic: MAFNLTHSTLPPSSSISHHFYVHTLSKPFFLSHSKISNSPISKTLCLCASPSNTIHPSPTPIFLPYLQQEQEPEEKKVIETTDEEEVEEEARDPDDPIYKFFKTRTRISFQDPGKEGRLSLQKNRRISWHLASELVEEESVTGLEDGSLLVEEKKERVCEKKDLPLPEGIVGEIVQLARNLPQNITLEEGLVEYEGRVSEKDCWEVLKSLGEEHLLVSCLYFFQWMRSQEPSLVTPRACTVLFPLLGKARMADKLMVLFSNLPSTKEFRDAHVYNAAISGLLSSGRYEDAWKVYESMEADNVLPDHVTCSIMVIVMRKLGHSAKDAWQFFEKMNGKGVKWGEEVLGALIKSFCVEGLMREALIILSEMEKKGVSPNAIMYNTLMDAYCKSNRVEEAEGLFVEMKAKGIKPTEATFNILMYAYSRKMQPKIVEKLIAEMLDVGLKPNAKSYTCLVSAYGKQKKMSDMAADAFLKMKKDGIKPTSHSYTALIHAYSVSGWHEKAYAAFENMQREGVKPSIETYTALLDAFRRAGDTETLMKIWKLMRREKVEGTRVTFNTLVDGFAKHGHYKEARDVISQFGKVGLHPTLLTYNMLMNAYARGGRHSKLPELLEEMADRNLKPDSVTYSTIIYAFLRVRDFSQAFFYHQEMVKKGLVMDANSYQRLRAILDDKASRKNRTDRRSLIGVVRNKMGIVKPKRKKDELWKYRKRHVKNR; the protein is encoded by the exons ATGGCTTTCAACCTCACACACTCCACACTACCTCCCTCTTCTTCCATTTCACACCATTTTTATGTTCATACTCTTTCAAagcctttttttctttcacactCCAAAATCTCAAACTCTCCAATCTCCAAAACCCTTTGTCTTTGTGCATCACCATCCAACACCATCCATCCTTCACCAACCCCCATTTTCCTCCCATATCTCCAACAAGAACAAGAACcagaagaaaaaaaggtcatAGAAACAACAGAcgaagaagaagtagaagaagaagctCGTGACCCAGATGATCCGATCTACAAATTCTTCAAAACCCGCACTAGGATTTCCTTCCAAGACCCGGGAAAAGAAGGAAGGTTGTCGCTTCAGAAGAATCGTCGCATATCATGGCACCTTGCTTCTGAACTTGTTGAAGAAGAATCTGTAACGGGTTTGGAGGATGGTTCCTTGTtggttgaagaaaagaaagaaagggtgTGTGAGAAAAAGGATTTGCCGTTACCTGAGGGGATTGTGGGGGAGATTGTTCAGCTTGCAAGGAACTTGCCTCAGAATATTACTCTGGAAGAGGGTTTGGTTGAATACGAAGGAAGGGTTAGTGAGAAAGATTGTTGGGAGGTTTTGAAATCACTTGGGGAGGAGCACCTTTTGGTGTCTTGTCTGTATTTCTTTCAGTGGATGAGGTCGCAGGAACCTTCACTGGTTACACCTCGTGCTTGCACTGTGTTGTTTCCTTTGTTGGGGAAGGCGAGGATGGCTGATAAGTTGATGGTTTTGTTCTCAAACTTACCATCCACCAAGGAGTTCCGAGATGCTCATGTTTACAATGCCGCAATTTCAGGTCTTCTTTCTAGTGGCAG GTACGAAGATGCTTGGAAAGTGTATGAGTCAATGGAAGCGGATAATGTTCTTCCTGATCACGTGACTTGTTCAATTATGGTTATTGTTATGAGAAAACTTGGCCACAGTGCAAAAGATGCATggcaattttttgaaaaaatgaatGGAAAAGGAGTCAAATGGGGTGAAGAAGTCCTAGGTGCACTCATAAAGTCATTTTGTGTTGAGGGTTTGATGAGGGAAGCTCTCATCATCCTATCTGAAATGGAGAAGAAAGGGGTTTCCCCAAATGCTATTATGTACAACACCCTGATGGATGCATATTGTAAATCCAACCGTGTAGAAGAAGCTGAAGGCCTTTTTGTTGAGATGAAAGCTAAAGGGATTAAGCCCACTGAAGCTACGTTCAACATTCTAATGTATGCATACAGCAGAAAAATGCAGCCTAAGATCGTGGAGAAGCTGATTGCTGAAATGCTGGATGTGGGGTTGAAACCAAATGCCAAATCATATACTTGTCTTGTCAGTGCGTATGGGAAGCAGAAAAAGATGAGTGACATGGCTGCAGATGCATtcttgaagatgaagaaagatggTATTAAACCCACTTCACATTCTTACACAGCTCTTATCCATGCATATTCAGTTAGTGGCTGGCATGAGAAAGCTTATGCAGCATTTGAAAACATGCAAAGGGAAGGTGTTAAACCATCCATAGAAACCTACACTGCATTACTAGATGCATTTAGACGAGCTGGTGATACTGaaacattaatgaaaatatgGAAGTTGATGAGGAGGGAGAAAGTTGAAGGAACACGTGTGACATTCAATACTCTTGTTGATGGTTTTGCTAAACATGGTCACTACAAGGAAGCAAGAGATGTAATATCTCAATTTGGGAAAGTTGGACTGCATCCAACATTGTTGACGTACAATATGCTGATGAATGCATATGCACGAGGAGGGCGACACTCAAAGCTGCCAGAGTTGTTGGAAGAGATGGCAGATCGTAACTTAAAGCCAGATTCAGTAACTTACTCAACTATCATATATGCATTTCTCCGCGTTCGAGATTTTTCACAGGCATTCTTTTATCACCAGGAGATGGTCAAGAAGGGTCTGGTAATGGATGCCAATTCTTACCAGAGGCTTCGGGCGATTCTGGATGATAAAGCTTCAAGAAAAAACAGAACGGATAGGAGATCCTTGATTGGTGTAGTTAGAAATAAGATGGGTATTGTGAAACCTAAGAGGAAAAAGGACGAGTTATGGAAGTACAGGAAAAGACATGTTAAAAACAGGTAG